One Tetrapisispora phaffii CBS 4417 chromosome 3, complete genome DNA segment encodes these proteins:
- the ARG81 gene encoding Arg81p (similar to Saccharomyces cerevisiae ARG81 (YML099C); ancestral locus Anc_8.879), translated as MVKRISTSSRDADNKRAKTFEGCWTCRLRKIKCDLKKPKCDKCRSSAISCSGYDIKLVWKKPSKFQQKEAIDNGSVIRKLESDKFDNDIYSDDDHGTDFVAIKSQKRRNIPLVRYNDDEKYRYYEEIDEDMAYLQDLQGTSLNNNKPTINNHFGVLKVNSSSSSIGDSNIETYQIPESVPKTLLSINDDNTMSNILDNSNEWISNELRTDFLLSASAIQGLPLSSTSINQNRSEVEFQNLYKLIFHKDDDKRELDNSTFLTNSKILTNEKETDNFLKNLFDIDNDSLDASDFIDGNNQRDSYSYEKLLDDKDLINNMATIVPLQDNFSFENLPNSTKMSHLIMEIEKSELPDVISISDPLLNFPKTALKVNSLTRFLLNYYEQNVADLMTVIPVRANPWKKLYFPIALKTLGDLTGLGRTSNSRSSLFNAILAVSCFYLQGKFPKNSREMLFFLNQGINFRKQAVFYLKECLNNNVKYEKYKDILTSLLSMNSIDVVWGTMSDCQYYLSICEDFIEARLISRPKISEKAKLLHSIFAFLKVFQDSTALDKVKQKEIISDKDFYFDKELIINKDKFFDLHSHYYVEYSEGKFYCLSKEGLRSTKPVHTAPLFKNLVTESYSVMTETLNLNEINTGTLYGLPNSLILLFSDCVSLLRHLEYYRLNSIDISPAFLSSCIVYESRLLNWSSEWDFENIEILNDINNKTKYDQNISSNQPKILNDSLISLQCHMNSFYNGLIIYYYTMVRGFDKQYLKNYVVDVLKDLQTISDLVDKSNVKMVPLIWQGFIAGCNCIDQGLQEDFRQWAANLANTGVGSYWAARQVMLEVWRRQKTNEEHGKWYDVYKEWSMNLMLV; from the coding sequence ATGGTGAAGAGAATATCAACATCTTCGAGAGATGCTGATAATAAAAGGGCTAAAACATTCGAAGGTTGTTGGACCTGTAGACTTCGAAAGATAAAATGTGATTTAAAAAAACCAAAATGTGATAAATGTAGATCTTCAGCCATAAGCTGTAGTGGGtatgatattaaattggTTTGGAAGAAACCATCCAAGTTTCAACAGAAAGAAGCAATTGATAACGGTTCAGTTATTCGAAAATTAGAATCAGATAAGTTTGATAATGATATCTATAGTGACGATGACCATGGTACCGATTTTGTCGCTATAAAATCTcaaaagagaagaaatatACCTCTGGTGAGGTACAATGATGATGAGAAATATAGATATTATGAAGAGATAGATGAAGATATGGCATATTTGCAAGATTTACAAGGTACAAGCctaaataacaataaacCAACAATCAATAATCATTTTGGAGTGCTGAAGGTAAACTCGAGTTCATCTAGCATAGGTGACTCAAACATTGAAACCTATCAAATCCCTGAATCGGTGCCGAAAACTTTACTTAGTATTAATGATGACAATACAATgtcaaatatattagataattcaaatgaatGGATTTCTAATGAATTAAGAACAGATTTTTTACTTTCAGCATCAGCTATTCAAGGTCTGCCATTGTCGTCAACATCTATTAATCAAAATCGTAGTGAAGTGGAATTCCAGAACCTTtataaattgatatttcatAAAGACGATGATAAAAGAGAGTTAGATAACAGTACTTTTTTgacaaattcaaaaattttaaccaacgaaaaagaaacagatAATTTCCTCAAAAATTTGTTCgatattgataatgattCATTAGATGCGTCAGATTTTATTGATGGTAATAATCAAAGGGATTCCTATAGTTACGAAAAATTACTAGATGACAAagatttgataaataatatgGCAACTATAGTACCTCTACAGGATAATTTCAGTTTTGAAAACCTCCCTAATTCTACAAAAATGTCACATTTAATTATGGAAATAGAAAAGTCTGAGCTACCTGATGTAATTTCTATATCAGATcctcttttaaattttccTAAAACTGCACTGAAAGTTAATAGTCTTACTCGATTCCTTTTGAACTACTATGAGCAAAACGTCGCAGATTTAATGACTGTAATTCCTGTGAGAGCTAATCCAtggaaaaaattatattttccaaTAGCTTTGAAGACATTGGGAGATTTAACTGGACTTGGGAGAACTTCTAATTCCAGGAgttctttatttaatgcAATATTGGCCGTGTCTTGCTTTTATTTACAAGGAAAATTTCCTAAGAATTCGAGAGAAATGCTATTCTTTTTAAATCAAGGtattaattttagaaaaCAAGCcgtattttatttaaaagaatgtttaaataataatgtcaaatatgaaaaatataaggaTATTTTAACTTCGCTTCTCtcaatgaattcaattgatgTTGTTTGGGGCACCATGTCAGATtgtcaatattatttatcaatatgtGAGGATTTTATTGAAGCAAGATTGATAAGTAGACCAAAAATATCTGAAAAAGCAAAACTATTACATTCAATTTTTGCATTTCTAAAAGTTTTCCAAGATAGTACAGCTTTAGATAAAGTTAAGCAAAAGGAAATAATTTCTGATAAAGATTTTTATTTCGATAAAGAGcttataataaataaagacAAGTTTTTTGACCTACATTCTCACTATTATGTGGAGTACTCTGAAGGAAAATTTTACTGTCTTTCAAAAGAAGGATTGAGGTCTACAAAACCAGTTCATACAGCACCACTGTTTAAAAATCTTGTGACAGAGAGTTATTCTGTTATGACAGaaacattaaatttaaatgaaattaatacAGGGACCTTGTATGGCCTCCCgaattcattgattttaCTTTTTTCTGACTGTGTCTCATTATTAAGACATTTAGAGTACTATAGATTAAATTCCATTGACATTTCCCCCGCCTTTCTTTCGTCATGTATTGTTTATGAATCaagattattaaattgGTCATCAGAATGGGATTTcgaaaatattgaaatattgaatgaTATAAACAATAAGACTAAATATGaccaaaatatttcttcaaatcaaccgaaaattttaaatgattctttaatttcacTTCAATGCCACATGAATAGTTTTTATAATggattaataatttattattacacAATGGTTCGTGGTTTTGATAAACAATACCTAAAAAACTACGTTGTAGACGTTCTAAAGGATCTACAAACTATATCAGATCTTGTTGATAAGAGTAATGTCAAAATGGTGCCTTTAATTTGGCAAGGATTTATAGCTGGATGTAATTGCATTGATCAGGGTTTACAAGAGGATTTTAGGCAATGGGCCGCAAATTTAGCCAATACCGGT
- the TAF13 gene encoding Taf13p (similar to Saccharomyces cerevisiae TAF13 (YML098W); ancestral locus Anc_8.878) encodes MSRKLKKTHLFSKDVSSLLYSYGDVAQPLSETANCLDEIISSYLVDVCENAYHISKKQVHPFSANKNKIKLENFRFVLRKDPIKLGRADELLVTNKLITEAKKQFNETDMNIVQRNKNLEGHEITRNEDSHSELNGNGERVHNNEDLLDKGTENDLDDGVKDEEVDEEVDEEEADED; translated from the coding sequence atGTCTAGGAAACTAAAAAAGACACATCTATTCTCAAAGGATGTAAGTTCTTTATTGTACTCTTATGGTGATGTTGCACAACCACTAAGTGAAACTGCTAACTGTTTGGATGAGATCATCTCAAGTTATTTGGTCGATGTGTGTGAAAATGCATATCACATCTCCAAGAAGCAAGTTCATCCTTTTTCAGctaataagaataaaataaagttgGAAAACTTTCGGTTCGTTTTAAGAAAAGATCCAATAAAATTAGGGAGAGCAGATGAATTACTTGTAACAAATAAGTTAATTACAGAAGCTAAGAAACAATTCAATGAGACCGATATGAATATTGTACAAAGGaacaaaaatttagaaGGACATGAAATAACGAGAAATGAAGATTCTCACAGTGAACTTAACGGAAATGGTGAACGTGTACACAATAACGAAGATCTGTTAGATAAGGGTACTGAAAATGACTTGGATGATGGAGTCAAGGATGAAGAGGTAGACGAAGAGGTCGATGAAGAGGAAGCAGATGAAGATTAG